AACTGCCTTGCAAATGATGAAGCCGATTGAGCAAATCTACTCTTTGCCATATGGGATGACACTTTCAGAATTAAAAGATAAAATCATAAATTCTCCTTATAGTCGGATTGCTGTATATAAAAAGGATATCTCTGATATAGTTGGTATTGTCCAGCAAAGAATACTCCTGCGTGAGATTGCAAAAGATAATTATGGGGTATTGGTTGATGAGTTCATTGCTATGCCTGTTTTTATTTACGAGAATGAAAAGGCAGATACCCTGCTTGAAAAATTTCGCTCCTATCATCAGCACCTTTTTATTGTTAAGAGCATGAAGGAGGCTAATATTGGAATTATTACAATGGAAGATTGCCTAGAGGAGCTTTTTGGTGAAATTTATGATGAGAAGGACTTATCGCGCAGGAGCAGATAGGTTTTTGTTTTGGCTATTTGTATATAAATCCTTGAAAGTATCTTAAGTCTTAGAGGGGCTGATATGCGCTACGGGATTTTTGCAGATATACATTCTAATATAGAGGCCCTAGAGGCAGTATTGACTGCCCTTGAATCTGAAAATATTGATAAGTATCTGTGTGTAGGTGATGTTATTGGCTATGCTGCAAATCCTTGTGAGTGTATAAAAAGGGTTAAGGAGATAGCGTCGGTTTGTGTTGCCGGGAATCACGATTGGGCAGCAATAGGAAAATTTAATCTAGATTTTTTTAATCCCCTTGCGAAGACAGCTATTGTCAAGAATAGCCTAAAACTATCTGAAGAAGATAAAAAGTTTCTGGATAGCTTAAAACTAACTTATGAGAATGAAGATTTGACGTTGGTACACGGCACCTTGCAGGATGCGGCAAGCTTTCATTATCTTAGGGGAGAATTTGAGGCAGTGTGGACATGCAGGTTGATGGAGACGCCTGTTTGTTTTGTCGGTCACACCCATATCCCGCAAATTTTCGAGTTTAGAAATTACTCATCAATCTCTGAATTGTTTACCTCAGAGCTAAGAATAGAGGCCAATAATAAATATATAGTTAATGTAGGTAGCGTTGGTCAGCCTCGCGATAATGATTCAAGGGCCTGTTATTGCGTTTTTGATGCAGAAAAAGGTGAGATTTCATTAAAACGCAGCGGTTATGATATAAAAGGAGCGCAAGGTGAGATGCTCAAAGCAGGTATGCCTGAATTTTTGGCTAGACGACTTACCTTTGGACAATAAGCTTAGGTTAAAAATGGATAAGAAAAAGATCAAAGAGAAAATCGAAAAATTAAAAAAGGAGATTCGCCACCATGATTATCTCTACTATGGTTTAGGTGAAGTCGAAGTCGCTGACAAGGAATATGATTTGTTAATGAAACAACTCAAAGACTTAGAAGTTGCCTACCCTGAATATAAAAGTGATGATTCTCCTACGCAGCGAGTCTC
This window of the Candidatus Omnitrophota bacterium genome carries:
- a CDS encoding metallophosphatase family protein, which encodes MRYGIFADIHSNIEALEAVLTALESENIDKYLCVGDVIGYAANPCECIKRVKEIASVCVAGNHDWAAIGKFNLDFFNPLAKTAIVKNSLKLSEEDKKFLDSLKLTYENEDLTLVHGTLQDAASFHYLRGEFEAVWTCRLMETPVCFVGHTHIPQIFEFRNYSSISELFTSELRIEANNKYIVNVGSVGQPRDNDSRACYCVFDAEKGEISLKRSGYDIKGAQGEMLKAGMPEFLARRLTFGQ